One genomic segment of Leishmania major strain Friedlin complete genome, chromosome 8 includes these proteins:
- a CDS encoding amastin-like protein, translating into MACKLGVAIYVVLQLIAFVAVMVGTGVDMFYNKPEHSSGARVCITLWGLKTDCRKPKITDSSSVRWALCPIRLKNFRLCQAFAIISILVYGAAFLFGFLLLYCCSGFRWLCLALNIVGAATACVVWAVMVVTYRLPEPKCLDLSDGYNFGVGFGLFVLAWILDIVDIIFMMLPRQIGEFVEDEEPSEEEMEKSKNPAQE; encoded by the coding sequence ATGGCGTGCAAGCTCGGCGTCGCTATATACGTGGTCCTCCAGCTCATCGCGTTCGTCGCTGTGATGGTCGGTACGGGGGTCGACATGTTTTACAACAAGCCGGAGCACAGCTCTGGCGCCAGGGTATGCATAACCCTATGGGGTCTAAAGACTGATTGTCGAAAGCCCAAAATAACCGACTCCTCGAGCGTTCGGTGGGCGCTCTGCCCTATCCGCCTCAAAAACTTCCGGCTTTGCCAGGCGTTCGCTATCATCTCCATCCTCGTGTACGGCGCGGCGTTCCTCTTCGGCTTCCTTTTGCTGTACTGCTGCTCTGGCTTCCGCTGGCTCtgcctggcgctgaacatcgtgggcgctgccaccgcttgCGTTGTCTGGGCGGTCATGGTGGTCACCTACAGACTCCCAGAACCAAAGTGCCTCGACCTGAGTGATGGCTACAATTTCGGCGTCGGTTTCGGTCTCTTCGTGCTTGCCTGGATCCTCGATATCGTCGACATCATCTTCATGATGCTCCCGCGGCAAATCGGGGAGTTCGTTGAGGATGAGGAACCGAgtgaggaggagatggagaagtCCAAAAACCCAGCGCAGGAGTAG
- a CDS encoding amastin-like protein, which translates to MACKLGVAIYVVLQLIAFVAVMVGTGVDMFYNKPEHSSGARVCITLWGAKTDCRKPKITNPSSVRWALCPIRLNNFRLCQVFAIISILVYGAAFLFGFLLLYCCSGFRWLCLALNIVGAATACVVWAVMVVTYRLPEPKCLELSDGYNFGVGFSLFVFAWILDIVDIIFLMLPWQIEEFVEGEEPSEKEEEEQSENSKEYIEQE; encoded by the coding sequence ATGGCGTGCAAGCTCGGCGTCGCTATCTACGTGGTCCTCCAGCTCATCGCGTTCGTCGCTGTGATGGTCGGTACGGGGGTCGACATGTTTTACAACAAGCCGGAGCACAGCTCTGGCGCCAGGGTATGCATAACCCTATGGGGTGCAAAGACTGATTGTCGAAAGCCCAAAATAACCAACCCCTCGAGCGTTCGGTGGGCGCTCTGCCCTATCCGCCTCAACAACTTCCGGCTTTGCCAGGTGTTCGCTATCATCTCCATCCTCGTGTACGGCGCGGCGTTCCTCTTCGGCTTCCTTTTGCTGTACTGCTGCTCTGGCTTCCGCTGGCTCtgcctggcgctgaacatcgtgggcgctgccaccgcttgCGTTGTCTGGGCGGTCATGGTGGTCACCTACAGACTCCCAGAACCAAAGTGCCTCGAGCTGAGTGATGGCTACAATTTCGGCGTCGGTTTCAGTCTCTTCGTGTTTGCCTGGATCCTCGATATCGTCGACATCATCTTCCTGATGCTCCCGTGGCAAATCGAGGAGTTCGTTGAGGGTGAGGAACCGAgtgagaaggaggaggaggagcagagtGAAAACTCGAAGGAATACATAGAGCAAGAATAG